In a genomic window of Zingiber officinale cultivar Zhangliang chromosome 9B, Zo_v1.1, whole genome shotgun sequence:
- the LOC122024292 gene encoding B-box zinc finger protein 24-like, translating into MAEASTTTSAGSALQPIGSLVLISTSLFFSFLPCCFLVLLRGIWRRKAPAAMKIQCDVCEKAPATVICCADEAALCGRCDVEVHAANKLASKHQRLLLDCLAARLPRCDICQEKAAFIFCVEDRALFCRDCDEPIHVAGTLSGDHRRYLATGIRVASSSSESKDDLRKITSPPEPPSPRPAVAVREAPSFLHSSPWGVHELLQLSDYESGDKKESLVGFGELDPFADFGFLHAQISGGGGRHAAAQVPELPNSGANFAGYCRKSKGSSSIALKRPRMELVSDEDDEFFTVPDLGKV; encoded by the exons ATGGCTGAAGCTTCCACGACCACTAGCGCCGGATCAGCGTTGCAGCCAATTGGATCACTCGTTTTAATTTCTAcatctctctttttctccttccttcctTGCTGCTTTCTTGTTCTGCTCCGAGGAATTTGGAGGCGGAAGGCGCCGGCGGCGATGAAGATCCAGTGCGACGTGTGCGAGAAGGCGCCGGCGACGGTGATATGCTGCGCCGACGAGGCGGCGCTTTGCGGCCGCTGCGACGTGGAGGTCCATGCGGCCAACAAACTGGCCAGCAAGCACCAGAGGCTCCTGCTGGACTGCCTCGCCGCTCGGCTCCCTCGCTGCGACATCTGCCAA GAGAAGGCGGCGTTCATTTTCTGCGTGGAAGACAGGGCGCTCTTCTGCCGCGACTGCGACGAGCCGATCCACGTCGCCGGAACTCTCTCCGGCGACCACCGGCGGTACCTGGCCACCGGAATCCGCGTGGCCTCGAGCAGCTCGGAGAGCAAAGACGACCTCCGGAAGATCACGAGCCCCCCTGAGCCGCCGAGCCCTCGGCCCGCCGTAGCCGTCAGGGAAGCCCCTTCGTTTCTGCACTCCTCGCCGTGGGGCGTTCACGAACTCCTTCAGCTCTCGGACTACGAGTCCGGCGACAAG AAGGAATCTCTGGTTGGATTTGGGGAGCTGGATCCTTTTGCCGATTTTGGTTTTCTGCATGCTCAAATCTCAGGCGGCGGCGGCCGCCACGCAGCCGCTCAAGTCCCTGAGCTCCCAAACTCCGGTGCAAATTTTGCAGGGTACTGCAGGAAGAGCAAAGGCAGCAGCAGCATTGCGCTCAAAAGGCCCAGGATGGAACTAGTGTCCGATGAAGATGATGAGTTCTTCACTGTCCCTGATCTTGGGAAGGTTTAA